In Apium graveolens cultivar Ventura chromosome 10, ASM990537v1, whole genome shotgun sequence, the following are encoded in one genomic region:
- the LOC141690625 gene encoding uncharacterized protein LOC141690625 codes for MLQKLKVYYIHCFAHQLQLTLVVIAKNDIHVGNLFNMLTILINIVGASCKRRGMLREQQVAHISEVLANGELISGHGCALDFIVEDGLNSEQRGATSNLLVLLQSFDFIFSMHLMKVIFGITNELSFALQRKEQDIVNAMQLVKLAKHRIQTLRDEG; via the exons ATGCTACAAAAGCTAAAAGTATATTATATTCACTGTTTTGCTCATCAGCTTCAGTTAACACTTGTTGTTATTGCCAAAAATGATATTCATGTTGGTAATCTTTTTAATATGTTGACAATTTTGATAAATATTGTTGGAGCTTCTTGTAAGAGACGAGGTATGCTTCGAGAACAGCAAGTTGCTCATATTTCGGAGGTATTGGCAAATGGAGAACTTATAAGTGGACATGG ATGTGCGCTTGATTTTATTGTTGAAGATGGTTTGAATTCCGAGCAAAGAGGTGCAACTTCTAACTTATTAGTGTTACTACAGTCTTTTGATTTCATATTTAGTATGCACTTGATGAAAGTTATTTTTGGCATTACAAATGAATTGTCATTTGCGTTGCAAAGAAAGGAGCAAGATATTGTTAATGCAATGCAACTAGTGAAACTTGCAAAACATAGAATACAAACATTAAGGGATGAAGGATGA